From a region of the Synergistaceae bacterium genome:
- a CDS encoding ABC transporter substrate-binding protein → MKMITKIMKMKKFFCVFALFLAMAALMPAAAADAAASKIVFARPSDSDNLDPVTQSHNENIWILNLMMDGLVKSSNEGTSIEPNLAKSWDVSGDGLEYTFHLVEGVKFSDGTPVTTADWVWSLLRARDEPTSIWGGNLKIISDVSAPDDKTILVKLKQPDAAILASLAMFNASVLPKAYFEKVTLEGFTQKPIGTGPFMLKDWVKGEHLTLAKNPHYRVQGIPQTDEIVFNVVPDNNTRTLQLEAGDIDGDLNALYNKMAELKDNSAYVTANFPGTLVRFLAFNTARKPFDDVRVRKAIACAIDRKAILQVALNGYGELGTAFMHKSLMYHNPDLPLEPLDVEKSKKLLAEAGVKGVTVEFLVRAGDNIASQVGTIIQANLAKVGITVKIVQMEAASVSSLQRSFQFDMIYSGWTSDMVDPAQAMERFINYNDTTRCYYTGWKNDEAIKLVADALKELNPDKRREIYYKVQKIYADECPAVSLFYGGYPVILRAGISGFVQTPLGNYRFENLVKK, encoded by the coding sequence ATGAAGATGATAACGAAGATAATGAAGATGAAGAAATTTTTTTGCGTGTTTGCCCTGTTTTTGGCGATGGCCGCGCTGATGCCGGCTGCAGCCGCCGACGCCGCGGCCTCGAAAATCGTTTTCGCCCGCCCCAGCGACTCCGACAACCTCGATCCGGTCACTCAGTCTCACAACGAGAACATCTGGATACTCAACCTGATGATGGACGGGCTGGTGAAGAGCAGCAACGAGGGAACCTCCATTGAGCCCAACCTTGCGAAGAGCTGGGACGTGAGCGGCGACGGACTGGAGTACACGTTCCACCTTGTGGAGGGCGTCAAATTCTCGGACGGAACTCCCGTCACGACGGCGGACTGGGTCTGGTCCCTGCTCCGCGCCAGAGACGAGCCCACGAGCATCTGGGGAGGCAACCTGAAAATCATCTCCGACGTAAGCGCCCCCGACGACAAAACCATCCTGGTGAAACTGAAGCAGCCGGACGCGGCAATTCTGGCGTCGCTGGCCATGTTCAACGCCTCCGTCCTGCCGAAGGCCTATTTCGAAAAAGTGACGCTGGAGGGTTTTACTCAGAAACCCATAGGAACGGGCCCCTTTATGCTGAAGGACTGGGTGAAGGGCGAGCATCTCACACTGGCGAAAAATCCCCACTACAGAGTGCAGGGCATTCCCCAGACGGACGAAATCGTGTTCAACGTGGTTCCGGACAACAACACCCGCACCCTTCAGCTTGAAGCGGGAGACATCGACGGCGACCTCAACGCGCTTTACAACAAGATGGCCGAGCTGAAGGACAATTCCGCCTATGTGACGGCCAATTTCCCGGGGACGCTGGTGCGTTTCCTCGCCTTCAACACGGCGCGAAAGCCCTTCGACGACGTGAGGGTCCGGAAGGCCATCGCCTGCGCCATCGACAGAAAAGCCATTCTGCAGGTGGCCCTCAACGGATACGGCGAGCTGGGGACGGCTTTTATGCATAAATCCCTCATGTACCACAACCCGGATCTGCCCCTCGAACCCCTGGACGTGGAAAAATCGAAAAAACTGCTGGCCGAGGCCGGAGTCAAGGGGGTCACGGTGGAGTTTCTCGTTCGGGCCGGCGACAACATCGCATCTCAGGTGGGCACCATCATCCAGGCGAACCTGGCCAAAGTGGGCATCACCGTGAAAATCGTTCAGATGGAGGCCGCGTCGGTCAGCTCCCTGCAGAGGTCTTTCCAGTTCGACATGATCTATTCGGGCTGGACCAGCGACATGGTGGACCCGGCGCAGGCGATGGAGCGCTTCATCAACTACAACGACACCACGAGATGCTACTACACGGGCTGGAAAAACGACGAGGCCATCAAGCTCGTGGCGGACGCCCTGAAAGAGCTCAACCCCGACAAACGACGGGAGATCTATTATAAAGTGCAGAAAATTTACGCCGACGAGTGCCCGGCCGTTTCCCTGTTCTACGGCGGATACCCGGTGATTTTGCGGGCGGGAATCAGCGGCTTCGTCCAGACGCCCCTGGGCAACTACCGCTTCGAAAACCTCGTAAAAAAGTAA
- a CDS encoding ABC transporter permease, protein MHRLNYIFRRVLQIIPVLLLVTVLIFLLMRLIPGDPVEVMLGEKYTHEKAEVIRENLGLNKPLYVQYMIFLRNLCRLDFGNSIVYIVPVSQLLTRRIGITLLLTLMTAFFVLIISFPLGFIAAVNRNRPGDQIIRIGALVSLALPQFWIGLLLLLFFGLKLRWLPVAGWGTTWLEHLQSLILPAFTQSLATSSLIVRNLRNAIIDVLNSDYVDFARSKGLKPKVVRSRYVLRNALISTVTLFSMRITYMLSGSVVIETVFALPGIGSLLVSSILSRDYAVVQATVFVFAALVLIANLATDVFYSVLDPRVRLE, encoded by the coding sequence GTGCATCGGCTAAACTACATTTTCAGGCGGGTGTTGCAGATTATCCCTGTCCTGCTGCTGGTGACGGTACTGATCTTTTTGCTCATGCGCCTGATTCCGGGGGATCCCGTCGAGGTGATGCTCGGTGAAAAATACACCCACGAAAAAGCCGAGGTCATTCGGGAAAACCTGGGGCTGAACAAACCTTTATATGTGCAGTATATGATCTTTCTGCGCAATCTGTGCCGGCTGGATTTCGGCAACTCCATCGTGTACATCGTTCCTGTGAGCCAGCTCCTGACGAGACGAATCGGGATAACGCTTTTGCTGACGCTGATGACGGCGTTTTTCGTCCTGATCATCAGTTTTCCCCTGGGATTCATCGCCGCCGTCAACAGAAACCGGCCCGGCGACCAGATCATACGAATCGGCGCCCTGGTCTCCCTCGCCCTGCCTCAGTTCTGGATCGGGCTGCTGCTGCTGCTGTTCTTCGGCCTCAAACTGCGGTGGCTGCCCGTGGCCGGCTGGGGAACGACCTGGCTGGAACACCTTCAGTCCCTCATCCTGCCGGCCTTCACCCAGTCTCTGGCCACCAGCTCTCTCATCGTCCGCAACCTCAGAAACGCCATTATCGACGTGCTGAACAGCGACTACGTTGATTTCGCCAGAAGCAAGGGGCTGAAGCCCAAAGTGGTGCGGTCGCGGTACGTGCTGAGAAACGCGCTGATCTCCACCGTGACCCTGTTCTCCATGCGAATAACCTACATGCTGAGCGGGTCGGTGGTCATTGAGACGGTTTTTGCGCTTCCGGGGATCGGCTCCCTGCTGGTCTCCTCCATTCTCAGCCGCGATTACGCCGTGGTTCAGGCCACCGTTTTCGTTTTTGCCGCGCTGGTCCTCATCGCCAACCTGGCGACGGACGTCTTTTATTCCGTGCTCGATCCGAGAGTGCGCCTGGAATGA
- a CDS encoding ABC transporter permease, translating into MTGQTAASESKSESKKKIPLYRRSVTLNVGGAILLVVLFFAFFPEHIAPFDPVEMDLTAIKQGPSRMHFFGTDNFGRDLFSRVVWGTRVDLMVGVLATLVPLLVGGLIGLLAGYCGGWVDVVLMRTLDIFMAFPYLTLVVAIVAVLGPGIDNLYLAIWLVGWKEYARLVRGEVMVVKNAEYVEMARALGFSHARILFRHVLPNVFSSSLVYGASDVVMCMLAGASLGFLGLGVQPPTAEWGVIIADGRQFINEAPWLCFFPGMALVFAGTGFSLLGDGLSDLLRTKGR; encoded by the coding sequence ATGACCGGTCAGACAGCGGCGTCGGAAAGTAAGTCGGAAAGTAAAAAGAAAATCCCCCTGTACAGGAGAAGCGTGACGCTCAACGTGGGGGGCGCGATTTTGCTTGTCGTTCTGTTCTTCGCGTTTTTTCCGGAGCATATCGCTCCCTTCGACCCCGTGGAAATGGATTTGACAGCGATCAAGCAGGGCCCGTCGCGGATGCATTTTTTCGGCACCGATAATTTTGGGCGGGACCTTTTCTCCCGCGTGGTCTGGGGTACCCGGGTGGATCTGATGGTGGGAGTGCTGGCGACCCTGGTTCCCCTGCTGGTGGGAGGGCTGATCGGGCTTCTGGCGGGATACTGCGGAGGCTGGGTGGACGTCGTTCTCATGCGGACTCTCGACATTTTCATGGCCTTCCCCTATCTCACCCTGGTGGTGGCCATTGTGGCCGTGCTGGGCCCGGGGATCGACAATCTATACCTGGCCATATGGCTGGTGGGCTGGAAGGAGTACGCCCGGCTGGTCCGCGGCGAAGTCATGGTGGTGAAGAACGCCGAATACGTGGAAATGGCCAGAGCCCTGGGTTTTTCACATGCGAGAATCCTTTTCAGGCACGTGCTTCCCAACGTATTCAGCTCGTCGCTGGTCTACGGCGCCTCCGACGTGGTGATGTGCATGCTCGCCGGGGCGTCGCTGGGGTTTCTCGGCCTTGGCGTCCAGCCCCCCACCGCCGAGTGGGGGGTCATCATCGCGGACGGCAGGCAGTTCATCAACGAGGCGCCCTGGCTCTGCTTTTTCCCCGGCATGGCCCTGGTCTTCGCCGGAACCGGCTTCAGCCTTCTGGGCGACGGACTGTCGGACCTGCTCAGGACCAAAGGGCGATAA
- a CDS encoding ABC transporter ATP-binding protein produces MAKNKVLEITDLVTRFFTKEGTVHAVNGVSFSIYEGEIFGLVGESGCGKSVTCKSIINLLHPPGQIVSGSIKYAGQELVGVDENALSDIRGREIGMIFQEPLTALNPVLTIREQIFDALEKKGMTSGEKYARAAELLTLAGIPAPVERMEEYPHQFSGGMRQRVMIAIALASEPKILLADEPTTALDVTIQDQILKLIDQLREELGMAVLFVTHDLGVVAQLCDRVAVMYAGYIMELTATLTLFAAPRHPYTHALLQSLPSDIPRGHPLESIGGQPPDLFELPPGCPFSPRCRMAEGRCFESLPPLTELLPGHFVRCHRSGETENFRGIIDL; encoded by the coding sequence ATGGCAAAAAATAAAGTTTTGGAAATTACGGATCTGGTCACCCGTTTTTTCACGAAAGAGGGCACGGTTCACGCCGTCAACGGGGTGAGTTTTTCGATTTACGAAGGTGAGATTTTCGGCCTCGTGGGCGAGAGCGGCTGCGGAAAAAGCGTCACCTGCAAGTCCATCATCAACCTGCTGCACCCGCCGGGGCAGATCGTCTCCGGAAGCATAAAATACGCGGGTCAGGAACTGGTGGGCGTCGACGAAAACGCCCTGAGCGACATTCGGGGCAGGGAGATCGGCATGATCTTTCAGGAGCCTCTGACGGCGCTCAATCCGGTGCTGACAATTCGGGAGCAGATTTTTGACGCCCTCGAAAAAAAGGGAATGACGTCCGGAGAAAAATACGCGAGAGCCGCCGAGCTCCTGACTCTGGCCGGCATTCCCGCTCCAGTGGAGAGAATGGAGGAGTATCCCCACCAGTTCAGCGGCGGAATGAGGCAAAGGGTCATGATCGCCATCGCTCTGGCCTCCGAGCCGAAAATTCTTCTGGCGGACGAGCCAACCACCGCGCTGGACGTGACCATACAGGATCAGATTCTCAAACTGATCGATCAGCTTCGGGAGGAACTGGGGATGGCGGTTCTGTTCGTCACCCACGATTTGGGCGTGGTGGCGCAGCTTTGCGACAGGGTGGCCGTGATGTACGCGGGTTACATCATGGAGCTCACCGCGACTCTGACCCTTTTTGCGGCGCCGCGTCATCCCTACACTCACGCTTTGCTGCAATCGCTCCCCTCGGACATCCCCAGGGGACATCCGCTGGAATCCATCGGCGGACAGCCCCCCGACCTCTTCGAGCTGCCCCCGGGCTGTCCTTTTTCACCCCGCTGCAGAATGGCGGAGGGCCGCTGTTTTGAAAGTCTGCCCCCCCTGACGGAGCTTCTTCCGGGGCATTTCGTCCGCTGTCACCGCTCAGGGGAGACGGAAAACTTCCGCGGAATCATCGATTTATAA
- a CDS encoding ABC transporter ATP-binding protein has protein sequence MNDRTETSEQGTASLPLIEVRELTRYFPLKQSLLDFAARRPVKYLRAVDNVSFGIDQGETMGLVGESGCGKSTLARTIIRLYDPQKGKILFRGRDITGLQGAELRAMRREFQIVFQDPYSSLNPRMSVYDMLSEILRVHKICSPKEIPARVLELLERVGLNAQCMNRFASEFSGGQRQRIGIARALALSPEFIIADEPVSALDVSIQAQIINLLNDLQKQLGLTMLFISHDLRVVRCITHRVAVMYLGKIVETGDTDQVFTHPRHPYSRVLTRSAPMLDPRKKTRGCAIGGELPNPINVPPGCRFHPRCEFAREKCRTEEPPFLEISTGRRVSCHYPLN, from the coding sequence ATGAACGACAGAACAGAGACATCAGAACAGGGAACCGCGAGCCTCCCTCTGATAGAAGTGCGGGAGCTGACCAGGTACTTTCCCCTGAAGCAATCCCTGCTGGATTTCGCCGCGCGCAGACCCGTAAAATATTTGAGGGCCGTGGACAACGTCAGCTTCGGTATCGACCAGGGCGAGACCATGGGGCTTGTGGGTGAAAGCGGCTGCGGAAAAAGCACGCTGGCCCGCACGATCATACGCCTGTACGACCCTCAGAAGGGCAAAATCCTGTTTCGGGGCAGGGACATCACCGGCCTGCAGGGGGCCGAACTTCGGGCGATGCGCAGGGAATTTCAGATCGTGTTTCAGGACCCCTATTCCTCCCTGAACCCCAGAATGTCCGTATACGACATGCTTTCCGAGATTTTGCGCGTTCATAAAATCTGCTCCCCCAAAGAGATTCCCGCCAGAGTGCTGGAGCTTCTGGAAAGAGTGGGGCTGAACGCCCAGTGCATGAACCGTTTCGCCAGCGAATTTTCCGGAGGGCAGCGGCAGAGAATCGGAATCGCCCGGGCGCTGGCCCTGAGCCCCGAATTCATCATCGCGGACGAACCCGTTTCCGCTTTGGACGTCTCCATTCAGGCTCAGATCATAAACCTGCTGAACGACCTGCAAAAACAGCTGGGCCTCACCATGCTGTTCATTTCTCACGATTTGCGGGTGGTGCGCTGCATCACCCATCGCGTCGCGGTGATGTATCTGGGGAAAATTGTGGAAACGGGCGACACGGATCAGGTCTTCACTCATCCCCGTCACCCCTATTCGCGCGTTCTGACGAGGTCGGCGCCCATGCTGGACCCGAGAAAAAAAACCCGCGGCTGCGCCATCGGAGGCGAACTGCCGAACCCGATAAACGTCCCGCCGGGCTGCCGCTTTCACCCCCGCTGCGAATTTGCCCGGGAAAAATGCAGAACGGAGGAACCCCCTTTTCTGGAGATTTCCACCGGAAGGCGGGTATCCTGCCATTATCCGCTGAACTGA
- a CDS encoding creatininase family protein, translating into MEKVRVEEMTSAEFRDVLNVCDMILIPIGSIEEHGTHGKFLFDTVIAHECAYRLGCLTHTPVAPTIPIGQCRNLMGFPGGASLDTELVADLLLEVAEGYVSDGVRRILFVNSHGGNGFAVKMACGELWERYGVLATQAEWYDVIAEHSRYTRNDHGGEYGTSVVMALDESQVDLSQAKTVPLKNPSENLLRGDYLTYRGVNVSLPLPMDYYTPAGDLGPEAANATVRQGREMVDIYIENTVKIIEEMKKILL; encoded by the coding sequence ATGGAGAAAGTTCGTGTCGAGGAAATGACATCCGCCGAGTTCAGAGACGTTCTGAACGTCTGCGACATGATTCTCATTCCAATCGGCAGCATCGAGGAACACGGAACGCACGGCAAATTTTTGTTCGATACGGTCATCGCCCACGAATGCGCTTACAGACTGGGATGCCTGACTCACACCCCCGTCGCGCCCACAATACCCATCGGCCAGTGCCGGAACCTCATGGGCTTTCCGGGAGGCGCGTCTCTGGATACCGAGCTGGTCGCCGACCTGCTGCTGGAGGTCGCCGAAGGATACGTGTCGGACGGAGTGCGGAGGATACTCTTTGTGAACAGCCACGGCGGCAACGGTTTTGCCGTAAAAATGGCCTGCGGGGAGCTATGGGAGCGATACGGCGTCCTCGCAACCCAGGCGGAATGGTACGACGTCATAGCGGAGCACTCCCGCTACACCCGCAACGATCACGGCGGAGAATACGGAACCTCCGTGGTCATGGCCCTCGATGAAAGCCAGGTGGACCTCTCCCAGGCCAAAACCGTCCCGCTCAAAAATCCGTCCGAAAACCTGCTTCGGGGAGATTACCTGACCTACAGAGGCGTGAACGTTTCTCTGCCGCTGCCCATGGACTACTACACCCCCGCGGGAGATCTGGGGCCGGAAGCGGCAAACGCCACCGTCCGGCAGGGCAGGGAAATGGTGGATATTTACATTGAAAACACCGTGAAAATTATAGAAGAAATGAAAAAGATTCTCCTTTAG
- a CDS encoding creatininase family protein codes for MKDKPANEVLIERLSWEEYKSAIEKTNTVIIPVGGMKERGTHAPLGAANIIAREISVKLAEKSGALAAPVMTYGYNPTGKNFPGAVSVNAPLLRKIMLSYAKSYTRHRADRIVFVNAQKENADILANVSVDLFEETKAISTIINWWTILPKVNPTWKGSDDAGYAETSLLLAIRPDLVDLSHITPARPLPLSENIKYENGWKCAGTSLYFAVDMARHKGIGSTGSSPEKASGEEGKAMLEAIADFGAGLIAEIRKIK; via the coding sequence ATGAAAGACAAACCCGCAAACGAGGTCCTCATAGAGCGTCTGAGCTGGGAAGAATACAAAAGCGCCATCGAAAAAACGAACACCGTCATCATCCCTGTGGGCGGAATGAAGGAACGGGGAACTCACGCGCCGCTGGGGGCGGCGAATATCATCGCGAGAGAGATTTCGGTGAAGCTGGCGGAAAAATCCGGCGCGCTGGCAGCTCCGGTGATGACTTACGGATACAACCCCACAGGGAAAAATTTCCCCGGAGCCGTCTCGGTCAACGCCCCCCTTCTGAGGAAAATCATGCTCTCCTACGCCAAAAGTTACACCCGGCACAGGGCGGACAGAATCGTTTTTGTGAACGCTCAGAAGGAAAACGCGGATATTCTGGCCAACGTCTCCGTCGATTTGTTCGAAGAAACCAAAGCTATTTCTACAATAATAAACTGGTGGACGATTCTGCCGAAGGTGAACCCGACGTGGAAGGGATCGGACGACGCGGGTTACGCCGAAACCAGTCTGTTGCTGGCGATACGACCGGACCTCGTGGACCTGAGCCATATCACGCCGGCCCGGCCCCTTCCCCTGAGCGAAAACATCAAATACGAAAATGGCTGGAAATGCGCGGGAACCTCTCTGTACTTTGCGGTGGACATGGCCCGTCATAAAGGGATCGGCTCCACGGGCTCCTCTCCGGAAAAGGCCTCCGGAGAAGAGGGAAAGGCCATGCTGGAGGCGATCGCGGATTTTGGGGCGGGACTCATCGCTGAAATAAGAAAAATCAAATAA
- a CDS encoding M18 family aminopeptidase: MSEATALVNDLIDFIYESPSPFHVVANAKKRLLANGFSQLCLKEKWNLEKGGKYFTDRNGSALTAFIVGSGEVEEEGYRVVAAHTDFPSFHVKPSPEMTDNHYLKLNTEAFGSAILNTWLDRPLSLAGRVSLRSDDILHPEELLVNIKKPLLIIPNQSIHMNKKVNEGVELNKQKDLLPLLGMTGEDFSKEGYLSRLLAGELSVKAEDILDFELWLYEFEKGRIIGVNDEFVCSSRLDNLTSVHAALNALVNARPGPFTSVAVFFDDEEVGNRTKQGADSRMLYNTLERVALAQGKGPEEFFRAVYRSFMLSCDCSHAVHPNAPEKHDPLVKPVINGGPVIKISANRNFTTDSNSSAVYQMICERAGVPFQKFVSRSDMPGGSTIGPASVTQLDLQSIDIGSALFAMHSIRETGGVMDHHYLEKSFEEFYRQG; encoded by the coding sequence ATGTCTGAAGCAACAGCACTTGTCAATGATCTTATCGATTTTATTTACGAAAGCCCCTCCCCGTTTCACGTTGTGGCAAACGCGAAGAAACGCCTGCTGGCCAATGGATTTTCCCAGCTGTGCCTGAAGGAAAAATGGAATCTGGAAAAAGGGGGAAAATATTTCACAGACCGTAACGGCAGCGCTCTGACGGCCTTTATCGTCGGCTCCGGCGAAGTCGAGGAGGAGGGTTACCGCGTCGTCGCCGCGCACACGGACTTCCCCTCGTTCCACGTCAAGCCCTCGCCGGAAATGACGGATAACCATTATCTGAAGCTGAACACCGAGGCCTTCGGCAGCGCCATCCTGAACACCTGGCTGGACAGGCCGCTGTCTCTGGCGGGCCGCGTGTCGCTGAGAAGCGACGACATCCTGCACCCCGAAGAATTGCTGGTCAACATAAAAAAGCCGCTCCTCATCATCCCCAACCAGTCCATCCACATGAACAAAAAAGTGAACGAAGGCGTAGAACTGAACAAACAGAAAGACCTGCTGCCCCTGCTGGGGATGACGGGGGAAGATTTCAGTAAGGAGGGCTATCTGTCGCGTCTTCTGGCCGGGGAGCTTTCCGTGAAGGCGGAGGATATTCTCGACTTCGAGCTGTGGCTTTACGAGTTTGAGAAGGGCAGAATCATCGGGGTCAACGATGAGTTCGTGTGCAGCAGCCGGCTGGACAACCTCACCTCCGTGCACGCGGCGCTCAACGCCCTCGTGAATGCCCGCCCGGGACCGTTCACCAGCGTGGCGGTTTTCTTCGACGACGAGGAGGTCGGCAATCGCACCAAACAGGGCGCGGACTCCCGAATGCTCTACAACACCCTCGAACGCGTCGCCCTGGCTCAGGGCAAGGGCCCCGAAGAATTTTTCCGGGCGGTCTACAGGTCCTTTATGCTCTCCTGCGACTGCTCCCACGCCGTACATCCCAACGCCCCCGAAAAGCACGACCCACTGGTAAAGCCCGTGATCAACGGAGGGCCCGTGATTAAAATCAGCGCAAACAGGAATTTTACGACGGACAGCAACTCCAGCGCGGTTTATCAGATGATCTGCGAGAGGGCGGGAGTGCCCTTTCAGAAGTTCGTCAGCCGGTCGGACATGCCGGGCGGCAGCACCATCGGGCCGGCCTCCGTCACTCAGCTCGACCTCCAGTCCATCGACATCGGCTCCGCCCTGTTCGCCATGCATTCCATAAGAGAAACCGGCGGCGTGATGGACCATCACTATCTGGAAAAATCCTTCGAAGAATTCTATCGTCAGGGATAA
- a CDS encoding TAXI family TRAP transporter solute-binding subunit — protein sequence MKKITLLAAIAVILFGIREVCAAPSVKREDYFITVLTGPSSGMYFPIGGAFAAFIKNLGYGSSVAATGASVENLTALLTHQGELAIVMADTAIQAVEAFGAYEGKPPAKSLRAMMGLWPNYCQIVTMANTGIKKFTDLKGRRVGVGAPNSGVEINARMIFEAHGMTYDDCTVDYLDYGEAINQMRNNHCDVAFVTSGLGNAMIRELGATREIVFIPVEGEPLEKLIEKYPFYIQAKIPADTYETKSATTTTAVMNIMLVDVELPGEVVYDLLENIYSPAGMEAIHAAHAAAKENISLDTALRGILGTNIPLHDGALQFYKDKGLLE from the coding sequence ATGAAAAAAATAACTCTGTTGGCAGCCATAGCGGTCATTTTATTTGGAATCAGAGAGGTCTGCGCGGCGCCGTCCGTTAAGCGGGAGGATTATTTCATTACGGTGCTGACAGGCCCGTCCAGCGGAATGTATTTTCCCATCGGGGGCGCCTTTGCCGCCTTCATCAAAAACCTGGGTTACGGGTCATCGGTGGCGGCCACAGGCGCTTCTGTGGAGAATCTGACGGCGCTTCTGACGCACCAGGGAGAATTGGCGATCGTGATGGCGGATACGGCGATCCAGGCCGTAGAGGCTTTTGGCGCGTATGAGGGCAAACCCCCCGCAAAAAGCCTCAGGGCTATGATGGGTTTGTGGCCGAACTACTGTCAAATCGTGACGATGGCAAACACGGGCATTAAAAAATTCACCGACCTGAAGGGCAGACGTGTGGGCGTTGGCGCCCCGAACTCAGGCGTGGAAATAAATGCCCGCATGATTTTTGAAGCCCACGGAATGACGTATGACGACTGTACAGTGGATTATCTCGACTACGGAGAAGCCATCAACCAGATGAGGAACAACCACTGCGACGTCGCTTTCGTGACCTCGGGGCTGGGAAATGCGATGATCAGAGAACTTGGAGCGACGAGAGAAATTGTGTTCATCCCCGTAGAAGGAGAACCATTGGAAAAACTTATTGAAAAATACCCTTTTTACATCCAGGCAAAAATCCCCGCGGATACCTACGAGACAAAGAGCGCCACAACCACGACGGCAGTCATGAACATCATGCTGGTGGACGTCGAATTGCCCGGCGAGGTCGTTTATGATCTTTTGGAAAACATTTATTCTCCCGCGGGGATGGAGGCCATCCATGCCGCTCACGCCGCGGCAAAGGAGAATATTTCACTGGATACCGCGCTGCGAGGCATTCTGGGCACAAATATTCCCCTCCACGACGGAGCCCTTCAATTTTATAAAGACAAGGGACTGCTGGAATAG